The Leadbetterella byssophila DSM 17132 DNA window GAGAGTTGTCATAAGCTGCCACATAGCATTTTCGGGGCTTGGCGAAGGTGGCGATTTTACCATCAAATTTCATACGAAGCACCGAACTTCAAATTTAAGAAAAACTGTCCTACGAAGCACTGAACCGCCACTTTTGCAAAGCCCGTGTTGGTGGCTGGTGTTCTTGTCATTCGCTAATTCTTAGCGCTATATTACCTTTTTTTCTTCCTATGTCAACATATCTATGTGCTTCTTTTATCTCATCCATTTGAAAAGTCTTGTCAATTACCGCCTTAAACGCTGCTTTTTCAAACAGTTCTTTTAATAGTTGTAGTGTTTGTATTGTTTCCGAAGCATATCCCGAACCATTCAAACTTTTGTACACCCCATTTTCGTTCACAGGTTTTTCATGTTTCAATACGAGGCCATTTCCATGCATAACGGATAATTAGACAAAGAAGAACAACTTCTACAACAGCACCAAACACCATGTGCATCCAAGCCTCTCCTGCCAAATTAAACAATGTAAAGGGAATATACACCGCGGCAAAAATGATATTTGCCCGGCGATTTACTTTAGCCGGCAGGGTAACAGAAAGGAAAATCATCAGTACCGGAATTGTCATTGAGACGAGTGCTGCCAAAAGAAATCCTTGCGTAATACCAAATTCAAATACCCTCCCTTTCAGTATATCTGCTATCTTACCCGGCATATATAAGTGGAAATAATCAAGATAGATATATAGAAACATCAAACTAGCCCACAGCGTAGCAAGCCTCAGTTTCAAACTGACTTTGATGTCTTCCAGTGCATTATGTGTATTCATAAATTATCAACTAAAAATTAAACCCAAAATGAAATCCCGGTTCTCCGAAGATGAATTTAGACCATTTATCATCCAACTGTTTAAATCCATCAGGCATTTTTGTGTGATATGCACGGTGGGTAATTGCAATTGATGGTTGAATAAAAAATCTGTCCTTGAAAAGTTTGATGTGATAACCAACACGGTATGTGTTAAAAATCTGAAAACCATTATCAATTTTTTTGCCTTTGTCGTTCACAAAAGTTTGCAAAGTAGGCATTACATTAAGTTCGGCATATAAACCTTTCCACAAAAATCGTTGGTAAGCCACTGATAAACCATACTCACGAATATACCCCGGAAATTTTTCTTCCGGCTTTCCGTATGCTTTGTTTAAGAATGGGTGAATACCATTCGGCCAGGCATATTTCCAGGTTTTGGGTTCTAATGTAATTGCATCTTTTCCTGTAATCCTATAGCCTAAATTGAGTTGGGCGAAGTTAGGGGGATTTACGGTAGCTAAATTACCTAATAAAAACACAGTACTACCAACGAACCATCGTTTGTAAGTGCTGTCTGTTTTGGCATATTGTGCTTGAAGATTCAGAGAAAGAGTACCTAAAAGTGCAATGAAGAGAATGATTTTTTCCTTTTGCATATCTATTCTTGTTGTTGTTAAATGATAGTGCAAAAGTAGATTGGCGAGAAGCCATAACTCGTTCACTTAAGTGAAGAAATACGTTTTAGCTCTTTTTTTCAAGAATCCTTGCTCTTAATCTGCTTAATGATTGTGGTCGAATGCCTAAATAACTCGCTAATTGGTGTTGCGGAACACGCTGAATAAGGTCTGGTCGTGATTGCAATAAATTCAAATACCGTTGTTCAGGGGAAGAAGTCTTAAACTTGTCAAAATCTATTCGTTGTTTGGCTAACAATTCTTCCGATAATATTCTACACATTATTTCAAACTTTGGGAATTTACTGTTTATTTCTACTTCCATATCAGAATTTGAAACTGTAAGGATAGTGTCTTCTATACAACTTATATAATATTCAGATGGAGTTTTGCTTATTACACAAGGGGGCGTCAACGCTTCCATTTCTGTATAGAAAGCAGTAGTTTTTTCTTCACCATCAATGATGTAATATTTCCGAATGCATCCTTTTAGAACAAAATAGCTATCTTTCGATTTTTGTCCTTCTTTGAGTAAAGTCGTCCCTTTCTTTACCGAGCGAAATATGTCCAAAGAAACGATTGCGTTCTTCTCATCTTCTGTCAGAGAAACATATTTTGTTATAAAGTCAAATAGTAAGTCTTGCATTATATTTTCTGTTATTACTGTCGTCTGTTACACTTGCCACCAAAGGGTTACGGCTTTGCGAAGGAGCGGAAATAGAAGCACGGACTTTCAATTTTGCACAACAGTAGCATAAGCCATTTTCTATTTGCTAAATTACAAAAAAAGGAAATAAAAATGGCTTATGCGGTGATAGAATTACTACCGTTGAATTTTGCACTTAACCCGCTCTTTTGCAAAACCGATGTTAGCGGATCGTTGTTATTTCAGTTTATCTTTTCGAACGCATTGCTTTCACTTTTCTCAAATTTGTGTCGGCAATAAACTTTTCGTATTCCTGCGTTTCCATTCCATAGATAGCAATTTTTCCGTTACTATCGCAATGGATACCAAAACCATAGTTTTTAGATAAAGGTGATGTCCTTAAACAGGGTTGTCCCTTTGAGAAAAATTGTTCTCTTGCCAGTTTAAGTTCTTCTTTAGTCAAATTATTTTTGACAGCAAACACTTGAAATAGTATATCATCAGATGTGTATTTATATGGATTTTTCACAATCAGTTCATATTGTATTTCGGCAACAGTCTTCTTCCCTTTAGCCGGAGGTTTTGTTCCGCAATTTGATTTCGTGTCTTCTGCCACTTCGATAAAAGTGTCAAAGTAATTGGTAGTATAGACTTTCATTATCCCAAGTTGTAAAAATGATTTTCCTGAATGATTTTACCATTCCTCCAACGCTGAACCGATATTTGTTTGTAATCAAGTCTGCCAAACATTTTATTAGTAAAAATATAATGCCAATGAGCAACAGATAAGTTTTCTTCAACAATTGTCGAAAGTAATTCGAGTTTTTCAACTTCTGAATTGGAAATAAAATTTTCAACCTCCTTTCGGAAATTTTCCATTCCTTTGGTTGGCTCATTACTGTTGTCTGTTGAAATAATGTCTTGGTCATAGAACTTATCAACAGCTTCAATGAATTTATACTGCTGAACTAGAGAGTTAAACTCTTTTACTGTTTCTGTGAATGTTGTCATTTGAATTGTTTTTTGTCTGTTTGAAACGTCATCCTACAATGACCGCTAACGGTTTGGGTATTGCCGAAGGCGGGGATTTTTAGTACAAAAGTTCAATCGAAGAACGACAGTTTAACTTTGTACTTCCGTCAAATCGAAGCCTTTCCGCCCCGCTTTTGGCACTACCTTGTTATGTGCAGCCCTTTTTTGTCATTCGTGTTTTGGTTCGTTAAGGTCAAAATAATTTCCCTTCGTCTTATCAAGTGTTTCTGCTATGAGTTTAAAGTTTTGTTCTGTCGGTTTTAGATTTACATATTTTTCAACTATTGTTCTATGTCTGAAGATAATAAATGTATTTTCGATACTTGCATTAATTTTATTAAGGTTTACTTCGCTTTCAGTATCTGCAAATGAGGGAACAAAAGTCAAAGCAATTTTTTGAAGCTTTAATTTTTCGCCGATTTTTTCTAATTCTGTTTGGCGTGTCTGCTTGTTATAATTTTTTGAATTTCCGTAAACAAAATATGCTTTAAGATATTTTTCTCTTATTACACTTTCATTGTCTAATTGTTTAAGCCATTTTTTGATTTCGTCCCAATTTGGATTGTCACCAACAAAATATACTATTCCGTGATAGCGTCCATATTTGCAGACAGGGCAAGTTCTTGTTCCTTTGTCGGGTCCAAAGGCGTGAAATGGTATAAATGAAGGTTGGTCTTCACCAATGTTTAAACCCGATTGAATGTCTGCTTTGTTTTTAGTAGGGTAGTCGGGAATATTCAGTCCTAATACCATATTGTGTTCTGCGATTTGAATGTTGCCGTCCAAAACAATTCTTAATATTTCCGTGCCTGCTCTGTCAAGTTTGCCATACTTTTTCTTTTGGTTTAGATATAAAGGGTCGTCATCAAAATAAAGGTCGGCATAATATTCGTTAATGATGTCAGGTTCTTTTATGGATAAATGAATGTGTTGAGGAATATTATCATTCGGATAAGCAGCAGGTCTGCTTGTCTTAATTGTATAGTTACCACTCTTGTCTGACTTTACCCAACCTCGCAGTTTACCATGTTCTTTTGCGTGTTTAGGCGTTTCGTTATTTGATGAATACAGACCGTTATCGTCCGTATGCCAATAGTAGATAATGACATCAGATGCGGGTGTTCTACCATCAAGCTGAAAAACTTTTCCTGTCAAAATAAGTTTCTGTTTGCCTTCATCCCAGCCAATACTTGTATGCTCCGATGAAATTACTTTTGGCATTCCAACATACATTAATTCACAGCCATCACAACCTCCGCCAACAAGTTTGTTCTCGTCTGCCTTAATTTCAGTCTGATTGCTTTCGGATTTTGTCTGTCCGTTACAACTTGTCAGAAAATTGAATAGAATAATAAAAAGCCCGAGTTTAAATAATTGTTTCATTGTCAGATGTTTTGACGGCTAAAATGCCTTTTATTTACCTTCTGTACAAATGAAATATAGTATGATGAGTTTATTTTGTGTTGAGCTGATGGAAATCAGAGAACTTTGATTTGAAATTTTTTGCGTAGTTTCTGCTCAAACGCAATATTGTATTATCTGAAAGTGTAATATCATAATCTCCATTTTGTCGGGATTCGATTGATGAAATTTTATGGATGTTCACGATATGAGATTTGTGAATACGTACAAACTGTTTGTTGTCTAATTGCTTTTCTAAAGACTTCAAAGTTTCGGTATGTAGATACCTTTTTTGTGAAATATAAATACTAATGTAAGGTGAGTTAGCCGAAAAATAAAAAATGTCATTTACCTTTAGCAGTAATTTTTTGTTATTGTTGTCAACGATTAAGATTGAACTGATAAAATTTTGTTTGTCAGTTATTGCTTCTACATCATTTTCTATTTTTGATAATTGGATACTTTTATTAATTAGGGTAAAAGCCAAAAATGAAAACCCGTAAACAATTACCGTTTTTATAAAATAAGCCGATAATCCAAAATTGAAAGTCTGCCAATAATCAAAAGTGTGATAGTAAAAAATCTTTGAAATAATAAATACCAACGCAGGATATGAAAACAAATGACATATACTTGCTAATTTTACTAAAAGTAATTTCAGGTCTAATCTTTCTGTTCCCTGTATCATTTTTAAAACCAATGTCACTAAAGGCATAAACAAAAGCCAATAACATGAACTGAACAGTAAAGATTCCGAAATGTAAAATGAACTGCTTTGGGATAAGGAGTGCAAAAAATCCAAAAGCACATTTGCCAAAACGAACAGCATTATACAAGTTACAAAAATGAAATTTACTTTCTCTCTGTGTTGGAAGATTTGATATGTGTGTTTGATTGTCAATGTGTTTTTATTTATTAAGGCTATACATTTAGGGTTGCACATAACACAAATATGCGAAACTATTCCAAATTTCCAAACAAAATTCGTATAACCAACTATATTAAAACTTTTACACGAATATTTTACGGTTATTGCGTATAACTTGCATGATTTAGCTTTTTTATTTGGTAAATCGACAAAATTTTAAACAGCTTCTTGAGATTAAAAGATACAGTGTCAATTCGATAGAAACGTATGTTAATGCGTTTCGTCAATTTTTATTACATTTCATAGGTCAGGATGTAGATGTATTGACCGAACGACAAATCGAACAATATATCAACCAACAAGTAACAGAACGAAGAATTTCGGTTTCCTACCAAAAATAACTGAGCTTTCGTCCGTTGTTTGTCTGTCGGGTGACGTTGGTGCGTTGATTAGGTAGCTCTTTTGCATTTTTCTGTTGGGTTTGTGTGATTGCGAAAATGCAAATGTGCTACCCAATAGCGTGGACTTTATTTGTCTTTGTCCGTTTGTGTAACTGATATGTCAGGTTAAGAACGATGTTGTTTTCGTGTAGTTTGGTTGTGCTTGTTACAGGTAGTCGGGTGATGTGAATGTAGCCGATGTCAAATTTCAGATAAGGTAAAACTTTGTATTCAAGGTTTAGTCCAAGTCTGTCGTGGTCAAAGAAATGATGTTGTGTCGTTCCTGAAAGGTTAAAAAGCAATTCGTCAAAAAGGGATAGTTTTATTTTGTCGGTAAAGTCGTAACGAAAGCCAAAGCGGTTTCTTAGCCGTGTGATGTCTGATTGGTTGTTGTCAAACATTCGGTATTCAATGGCTGTTCTGTCCACTACATAAAACTTTTTTACGATGCTATGTTGTAATTCAACGGCTGCCGAAAAGCGAATTTCGCTGTTGGGTGTTGCGTTTTCGTCTGCTTGTTTCTGAATGATTTTGTAATTGGAAAAATAAGCAAATGGCGAAAGCGAAAATTTTACATCATCATTATGCTGATAATGCACCCAATTTCTGAAAGTGAACATCAAATTTTTGTCGAACAAATTGGCATTGTCAAATCCGTTTTGTCGTCTATGCTGAAACTCGCTATCTATTTTGAATTTCTTGCCAACAGGAACGCTCAAAGTACCACGAAACCAAACATTGTAATGTTGTTGTGCCTGTGAAGTTTGGGCAATAGAAATCCATATTGCTGCTGTCAGCAATTTTTTAAACCAATCCATAAATGTTTTTTAGTGAGGCAATTTTTCTCTTAAATATCCGTAAACCCAAGTGCCTGCAACGGCACTCAAAAGAGTAATTCCGATAACGGTTGCACCTGTTCCGATTTGTGCAAACAAAGGTCCGGGGCAAGCTCCGGTAATTGCCCAACCGAAACCAAAAATCAAACCGCCATAAATTTGTCCTTTGTTGAATGTTTTGGGTGAAATTTTAATCGGTTCGCCATAAATGGTTTTGATGTTAAATTTCTTAATCAGAAAAACAGAAATCATACCCACAACAACTGCGCTTCCAATTATTCCATACATATGAAACGACTGCAAACGAAACATTTCCTGTATGCGAAACCAACTCACTACCTCGGCTTTTACGAACACGATGCCAAATAAAACTCCGACAACTAAGTATTTCAAATTATGATACCATTTGTGCTGTAATTCGCTTTCGTTTACGCACATGGCGTCTAACTCACGAAGCTCTTTGTCAGTGGACAGTTGAGAATTGACAGTTGAAAGTACTGCTTGATTATTTGTTTTCATTTTTATCTTTGTTAAAATTATCTTTTATAGCTAAAGGAGTTGTTACCGCAAAATCTTACACTTTTGCATTAAATATTATTTCGCTTTACAAGCATTTGGTTTCGGAAAAGAAAGAATTTGTTTTATCCAAACAATTGCTTTGCAGCGGAACGGCAATTGGTGCGTTGATTCGTGAAGCTGAACACGCCCAAAGCAAAAAAGATTTTCTCAATAAAATGAACATCGCTTTGAAAGAAGCCAATGAAACCGAATATTGGATTGACCTTTTAAAGGAATCGGGATTTATATCTGCGGAAGAGTATAACAACATATCTCAAAAAATTAAAGAGTTACTAAAACTGCTCATCAGCATTGTGAAAACGACTAAACAAAACCATAATATCAGTTGACTTTTTCAGTTGACAGTTGAGAATTGACAGTTGACAGTTTTTCACTATTCACTATCCATTCTCAATTGCCCATTGTCCACTCTCCACTCTCCACTCTCCACTCATAAAGACAGAATAAAAGGTAAAATAAGGTTAGCCATAATAAAACCGCCAACCAAAAAGCTGATGGTCGCAATCAATGACGGAAGTTGTAAGTTAGACAATCCCATAATGGCGTGTCCGCTTGTGCACCCACCTGCGTAGCGTGTGCCGAAACCCACTAGAAATCCACCAACAACCATCAGTAAAAATCCTTTCAGTGTAAACAGCGATTGCCAATTCATAATGTCTTGTGGAACAAGGTTGTTGAAATTGGTAATGCCGTAACCTGCTAATTCTGTGGCTAATTTTGGATTGACTTCAACAGGATTGGGATTTGATAAAAAGTTAATGGCTATTGCTCCACCTAAGAATATGCCGAACACAAAAAACAAATTCCATACTTCTTTTTTCCAATCGTATTTGAAAAAAGGAATGTTGGCAGGCATACACGAAGCACAAACGTGTCGCAACGATGAACTGATACCGAACGATTTGTTACCAATAATCAACAATGCAGGAACAGTTAAACCGATTAACGGTCCTGCTACATACCACGGCCAAGGTTGTTTAATAATTTCTATCATTTTTATTTAGTTGAAAATTGAAAGTGGAGAGTTGAAAGTTATGGGAAATCATTTTCCATTTTCAACTTTCCATTTTCAACTGATTTATCTGTTTGTGTTAATTAAATTTTCCAATTCAGTTGCAGGCACTATACCCGATTGTCGCCAAAGCGGTTTGCCGTTTTTGAATAAAATAAGCGTAGGAACACCACGCACCTGATAAGCCGATGCTGCTTGCGGATTTTTGTCCACATCAATTTTGATAATGTATGCATTTTCACCTACTCGGTTTTTTACATCTTCCAAAATGGGCGACAACATTTTACACGGACTGCACCAAGTAGCAAAAAAGTCCACCAATACAGGTTTATCCTGATTTATTATTTCTTGAAATGTCATATTGTTGTTTTGTTGTTTTTTTGAAAAATAGATAGCAATAATCCTCCCATAACTGCACCGTAGATAGTGCTATTAGTTGGATTTGAAGTGATGGCACAACTTCCCGAACTGCAACCCACTTGTTGCCAATAAAAATATCCTGCTACTGCTCCCACAAATACACCAATGATTGTGAGCAAATGCTTTTTAGCGAATTTCTTCATAGTTTACTTCTTCAATTTTTCTGTTGCTTTTGCGAACAGGCGTATTACAACCCGAAGCACCACAACAACCGATATTCATTATTGGTATTAGCGAAAACAAAACACCCGCACCCACAAAAAGCCAATCTCTTGCAACAACGCTTTGCACAATAATGAAAATGCCTATTGCTAAGCGAAGCACCCGCATTAAATCCCAAGTTTTTAAATACTTTTTCATTTTATTCAGTTGATAATTGACGGTTGAAAATGGATAATAAAAAATAATGGTCCATTGTCAATTCTCCGCTGTCCATTGTTTTACATTTTGCCACGTCCCGCCATTGATAACATTCTGAAATCCGTTGTTTTCCAAAATACTTTTTGCCTGACCGCTACGGTTGCCGCTTCTGCAAAAAACAACGATGCTTTTCTTGTTTTTGAATTTGGATAATTGACTTGGCACTTTGTCCAACGGAATGTTTATCGCTCCTTTCACACTACCTGCCGAAAACTCGGCAGGCGTGCGAACATCTACTAAAAAAGCACCGTCTTTTATGGCTTCTGTTAATTGGTTGTTGTCCGTTTTTACGAACAGATTTTTGAATATTCCAAACATTTTAATTTAGTTGAAAGTTGATAATTGAGAGTTGAAAGTATTGGTTAAGAATAAGGAAATCATTCTCCACTTTCCATTTTCCATTATGAATTAATTAATTTGCTTTGACATACGAAATCGGTTTTAGGAACATTGGTTTGTGCAATGGCATTGAAACCACCTTCTACTTCGGTAAAGTTTCTGTAACCTCTTGCCTGTAAAATGCTTGCTGCAATCATACTTCGATAGCCACCTGCACAATGCAGGTAAAAATGTTCCTGCGGATTGATGTCTTTAACCCAATCGTTGATGTATGCCAATGGCTTGCTATATGCTTCCTCGATGTGTTCTGCTGCATACTCGCTTTCTTTGCGAACGTCAATGATTTTGCTTTCGCCTATCTTTACTTCCGATGCAAACTGTTCAGGTGTATTGCGGTTTACGGTATCGGTTTCTTTTTCAGCTTTTTCCCAAGTTTCAAAACCACCAGCAAGATGTCCCAACACATTATCAAAACCTACACGGCTCAATCGTGTTACGGCTTCTTCTTCCTTGCCGTTGTCTGTTACCAACAAAATTGGTTGTTTTACATTTACAATCATTGCACCCACCCAAGGGGCAAAATCGCCATTCAAACCGATATTGACAGATTGCGGAATGAAACCCTTTGCAAATTCTTTGTCGCTTCGTGTGTCTAAAATCAATGCTCCTGTACTTTCTGCTATCGTTTCAAATTCTTCTGCCGAAAGTGCTTTCATTCCTTGCGTAAGCACTTCATCAAAGCTGTCGTAACCTTTTTTGTTCATTGCTACGTTCATTCCGAAGTATGCAGGTGGTGGAAGCAAACCGTCTGTAACTGCTTTGATAAATGCTTCTTTATTGGGTTGGTTCAAAGCGTAATTTATTTTCTTTTGATTACCCAATGTATCAACCGTTTCTTTCATCATATTTTTTCCGCAAGCCGAACCTGCTCCGTGTGCAGGATAAACAGTTACATCATCGGGCAACGGTAAAATTTTGTTATACAAACTTTCGTAAAGCAATCCCGCCAATTCTTCCTGTGTCAAATTAGCTGCTTTCTGTGCCAAATCAGGTCTGCCCACATCGCCTAAAAACAAAGTGTCGCCACTGAACAAAGCCGTTTCCTTTCCGTTTTCGTCAATCAACAAAAAGCAAGAACTTTCCATTGTATGTCCAGGCGTATGCAGGACTTTGATTTTTACGTTGCCTAATTCAAACACTTGATTATCTTCTGCAACAATGGCTTCAAATTCGGGTTTAGCAGTTGCTCCGTAAACAATTGGTGCATTTGTTTTTTTGCTCAAATCAATGTGTCCGCTTACAAAGTCTGCGTGGAAATGCGTTTCAAAAATGTATTTGAGCTTTACACCGTCTTTTTCCAAACGGTCTAAATACGGTAGCGTTTCACGCAATGGGTCAATAATGGCGGCTTCGCCATTAGAAGTAATGTAATAAGCACCTTGTGCCAAACACCCTGTATAAATCTGTTCTACTTTCATATCAGTTGAAAATTAAAAATTGAGAGTTGAAAATATTTTTTATTATGATGCAAATTTCCGATACTTATTTATTCTATACAGCTACTTTTGTTACAGAGCAGTTGAGAATGGACAATGGACGTTTGAGAGTTAAAAGTTGTCAATTTTCAACTCTCAACTTTCAACTATAAAAGAGTTTCTTTGATGATGATATAAATACCAATTACCAGTACAAACCAACCAAATGCAGGTTTGAGTTTTGATCCGTCAATTTTTTTGGAAAGGGCCATACCGATAAAAATTCCGACAATGGCAAAGGCAATTACTTTTGAAAGGAAAAGCCAGTCAATAACGGTTTCCCCACTTTCGCCAAAGAAACCAATCAATGATTTTGCTGCAATAATTACCAACGAAGTTCCAACGGCTTCTTTCATTGGTAATTTACTTAATATTACCAACGCAGGAATAATTAAAAAGCCACCTCCTGCACCAACAAGCCCTGTCAAAACTCCTACAACTGTTCCTTCAATAAGAATTAACGGATAATTGAACTGTTGTTTTTGTGGTTCTTCATCGCAAGTTTTTTTATCCTTTTTAATCATACTGTAAGAAGCGAAAATCATCAGCAAGGCAAAAAGTAACATCAATAAAATACTTTTGGTAACGGTAAAATTTCCGACACTAAAAATTTCGTTTGGAATGGCAGGAACGATAAATGCCCTTGTAAGAAAAACGGATGCAATTGACGGAATACCGAACACAACAGCCGTTTTGATATTAACCAAACCCTTTTGGAAATAAGAAAATGAACCTACAACGCTTGTAGTTCCAACGATAAAAAGAGAATAGGCTGTTGCTAAAACTGCGTCCACACTGAAAAGGTAAACCAGAACAGGAACAGTAAGAATACTGCCACCGCCACCGATTAAACCTAAGGAAATACCTATAAATATTGATGCTAAATAACCTTCCATAAAATTGACAGTTGACAGTTGACAGTTGACAATGGACAACGAGACATTAGTGCTCATTGAGCAATGCAAAAGTCAGAAGAAAGATTTTCCTGTACAGCTACTTTTGTTACAAAGCAATGGACAATTGATAATTGACAGTTGGCAATGATTTGTCCATTGATAAAGACTGTTTGGTGGATTTTACGATACTGATAAGTAGTCTTAGTAATTCTTTTATTTTTTGAGAGAAATCAAAATGTTCTATTGCTGATTTGTAGAAACTGTCTTTGAGTAAATCAATCCAATATTCAGTTTCGTTAGCTTCTTTCAAGGCTATGTTTATTTTATGGAGAAAAACTTTTTTGCTTTGGGCGTGTTCTGCCTCACGAATCAAAGCCCTGATAGCAGTTCCGTTTCTAAGCAACTGTTTTGACAGAACAAACTCTTTTTTCTCTGTGGATAAAAACTTATAAAGGTTAATAACAGCAAAAGCAAATTCATAAGATTTTTCTGCAACAATATGCTTTTTCATAAACTTTTTTTCATTGTCCATTGTCACCTATCAACTGTCAATTGATTGTAGTTTTATTTCTACCGAGCTTAACAACTCCGATTTCTTCTAATTGTTTTAACAATCGGGAAACTACAACACGGGCAGTTCCTAACTCGTTGGCTAATTGTTCGTGGGTTATGTTCAAAGTTTAGTTTCGCGTGAGTTCCTTCTTTTTGATAAGCAAAGCGAACATTCTTTCATCAACTTTTTTGAAAGCAATAGCATTTACAATTTCTAATAAATCTTCAAAACGCTGGTGATACAAACGAAAAATGTAATCCAACCATTTCGGATATTCTTTGATGAACAACGAAAACTTATCAACAGGCAGAAACAAAATTTCGGCATCGTCCTCAACTCCTGCTTTTACTTAACTTGTTTCGTTGTGTAAACCGCCAAGAAATGACATTATGCAACTTTCGCCCGCTTTTAAGTAATACAATAAAATTTCTCTGCCGTCTTCTTCTTTTCGGATTCTAATCTTCCCTAAAACAGCTACGATTTTAAATGTAGTTTAATAATTTAGGGACAATGAAAAAAAGTAAGTTTAGCGAAACAAAAATCATTAAGGTTTTGAAGCAGCAGGAATTGGGAACATCTGTTACGGATATCTGCCGCGAACATGGCATTATCCAGGGTACATTTTATGGATGAAAGAGT harbors:
- a CDS encoding zinc-binding dehydrogenase, coding for MKHEKPVNENGVYKSLNGSGYASETIQTLQLLKELFEKAAFKAVIDKTFQMDEIKEAHRYVDIGRKKGNIALRISE
- a CDS encoding DUF6326 family protein; its protein translation is MNTHNALEDIKVSLKLRLATLWASLMFLYIYLDYFHLYMPGKIADILKGRVFEFGITQGFLLAALVSMTIPVLMIFLSVTLPAKVNRRANIIFAAVYIPFTLFNLAGEAWMHMVFGAVVEVVLLCLIIRYAWKWPRIET
- a CDS encoding Crp/Fnr family transcriptional regulator — encoded protein: MQDLLFDFITKYVSLTEDEKNAIVSLDIFRSVKKGTTLLKEGQKSKDSYFVLKGCIRKYYIIDGEEKTTAFYTEMEALTPPCVISKTPSEYYISCIEDTILTVSNSDMEVEINSKFPKFEIMCRILSEELLAKQRIDFDKFKTSSPEQRYLNLLQSRPDLIQRVPQHQLASYLGIRPQSLSRLRARILEKKS
- a CDS encoding DUF6157 family protein; translation: MKVYTTNYFDTFIEVAEDTKSNCGTKPPAKGKKTVAEIQYELIVKNPYKYTSDDILFQVFAVKNNLTKEELKLAREQFFSKGQPCLRTSPLSKNYGFGIHCDSNGKIAIYGMETQEYEKFIADTNLRKVKAMRSKR
- a CDS encoding nuclear transport factor 2 family protein, which encodes MTTFTETVKEFNSLVQQYKFIEAVDKFYDQDIISTDNSNEPTKGMENFRKEVENFISNSEVEKLELLSTIVEENLSVAHWHYIFTNKMFGRLDYKQISVQRWRNGKIIQENHFYNLG
- a CDS encoding dioxygenase family protein — encoded protein: MKQLFKLGLFIILFNFLTSCNGQTKSESNQTEIKADENKLVGGGCDGCELMYVGMPKVISSEHTSIGWDEGKQKLILTGKVFQLDGRTPASDVIIYYWHTDDNGLYSSNNETPKHAKEHGKLRGWVKSDKSGNYTIKTSRPAAYPNDNIPQHIHLSIKEPDIINEYYADLYFDDDPLYLNQKKKYGKLDRAGTEILRIVLDGNIQIAEHNMVLGLNIPDYPTKNKADIQSGLNIGEDQPSFIPFHAFGPDKGTRTCPVCKYGRYHGIVYFVGDNPNWDEIKKWLKQLDNESVIREKYLKAYFVYGNSKNYNKQTRQTELEKIGEKLKLQKIALTFVPSFADTESEVNLNKINASIENTFIIFRHRTIVEKYVNLKPTEQNFKLIAETLDKTKGNYFDLNEPKHE
- a CDS encoding LytR/AlgR family response regulator transcription factor; this encodes MIQGTERLDLKLLLVKLASICHLFSYPALVFIISKIFYYHTFDYWQTFNFGLSAYFIKTVIVYGFSFLAFTLINKSIQLSKIENDVEAITDKQNFISSILIVDNNNKKLLLKVNDIFYFSANSPYISIYISQKRYLHTETLKSLEKQLDNKQFVRIHKSHIVNIHKISSIESRQNGDYDITLSDNTILRLSRNYAKNFKSKFSDFHQLNTK
- a CDS encoding phage integrase N-terminal SAM-like domain-containing protein: MVNRQNFKQLLEIKRYSVNSIETYVNAFRQFLLHFIGQDVDVLTERQIEQYINQQVTERRISVSYQK
- a CDS encoding DUF2490 domain-containing protein is translated as MDWFKKLLTAAIWISIAQTSQAQQHYNVWFRGTLSVPVGKKFKIDSEFQHRRQNGFDNANLFDKNLMFTFRNWVHYQHNDDVKFSLSPFAYFSNYKIIQKQADENATPNSEIRFSAAVELQHSIVKKFYVVDRTAIEYRMFDNNQSDITRLRNRFGFRYDFTDKIKLSLFDELLFNLSGTTQHHFFDHDRLGLNLEYKVLPYLKFDIGYIHITRLPVTSTTKLHENNIVLNLTYQLHKRTKTNKVHAIG
- a CDS encoding DUF6691 family protein, producing the protein MCVNESELQHKWYHNLKYLVVGVLFGIVFVKAEVVSWFRIQEMFRLQSFHMYGIIGSAVVVGMISVFLIKKFNIKTIYGEPIKISPKTFNKGQIYGGLIFGFGWAITGACPGPLFAQIGTGATVIGITLLSAVAGTWVYGYLREKLPH
- a CDS encoding four helix bundle protein, which encodes MLKLSFIAKGVVTAKSYTFALNIISLYKHLVSEKKEFVLSKQLLCSGTAIGALIREAEHAQSKKDFLNKMNIALKEANETEYWIDLLKESGFISAEEYNNISQKIKELLKLLISIVKTTKQNHNIS
- a CDS encoding YeeE/YedE family protein, with translation MIEIIKQPWPWYVAGPLIGLTVPALLIIGNKSFGISSSLRHVCASCMPANIPFFKYDWKKEVWNLFFVFGIFLGGAIAINFLSNPNPVEVNPKLATELAGYGITNFNNLVPQDIMNWQSLFTLKGFLLMVVGGFLVGFGTRYAGGCTSGHAIMGLSNLQLPSLIATISFLVGGFIMANLILPFILSL
- the trxA gene encoding thioredoxin — its product is MTFQEIINQDKPVLVDFFATWCSPCKMLSPILEDVKNRVGENAYIIKIDVDKNPQAASAYQVRGVPTLILFKNGKPLWRQSGIVPATELENLINTNR